The following are encoded in a window of Vicia villosa cultivar HV-30 ecotype Madison, WI unplaced genomic scaffold, Vvil1.0 ctg.001048F_1_1_3, whole genome shotgun sequence genomic DNA:
- the LOC131632886 gene encoding uncharacterized protein LOC131632886 produces MESEHVWRVGACSSNSSLHNQNNIFNGIMLRFRPIAPKPVTGASSTSGELTPAKQSISTLPGKRTKRKYVRIRRNNGYVKKNGNKPPEKVVETTDNIDSVAAVVTLQLMPEKAEEETPFTGGSWCKNVDLNLTVEKIQILENLNSNPISKPDLKTQNAGEILDLISTSEKAVVESWITVESVTSTCMSEEGERVFNCTDVEKMKILETDTCPCFVTDSYGRVLWVNDAYKRMVVNDEVKEIEVVVWLKVKESVAWCYSYPAFTCGVRLQYTWRNEKCLKMVPCDVWRLQCGGFAWRLDVKAALSLGL; encoded by the coding sequence ATGGAATCTGAACACGTGTGGCGCGTGGGAGCGTGCAGCAGTAATAGTTCCCTCCACAACCAGAACAATATTTTCAACGGAATAATGCTCCGGTTCCGACCGATCGCACCGAAGCCAGTCACCGGAGCCTCATCAACCTCCGGAGAACTAACTCCGGCCAAACAATCCATCTCTACACTTCCAGGTAAACGAACTAAGAGAAAGTACGTTAGGATTAGGAGAAACAACGGATATGTAAAAAAGAACGGTAATAAACCACCGGAAAAAGTTGTTGAAACAACAGATAACATCGATAGCGTGGCTGCAGTTGTTACTCTACAGCTGATGCCGGAAAAAGCGGAAGAAGAAACACCTTTCACCGGCGGTTCATGGTGTAAGAACGTCGATCTTAACTTAACTGTTGAGAAGATTCAGATCTTAGAGAATCTGAATTCAAATCCGATATCGAAACCGGATCTCAAAACGCAAAACGCCGGGGAGATTTTAGATCTGATATCCACGTCGGAGAAAGCGGTGGTTGAATCATGGATAACGGTGGAGAGCGTGACTAGCACGTGCATGAGTGAAGAAGGTGAGCGAGTGTTTAACTGTACGGACGTTGAGAAAATGAAGATTCTAGAAACGGACACGTGTCCGTGTTTTGTAACGGACAGTTACGGAAGGGTTTTATGGGTGAATGACGCGTACAAGAGGATGGTGGTGAACGACGAGGTTAAAGAGATTGAAGTTGTCGTTTGGTTGAAGGTGAAGGAGAGTGTTGCATGGTGTTATTCTTACCCAGCGTTCACCTGTGGTGTTAGGTTACAGTACACGTGGAGGAACGAGAAGTGTTTAAAAATGGTTCCTTGTGATGTTTGGAGATTACAGTGTGGTGGTTTTGCATGGAGATTAGACGTGAAAGCTGCTCTAAGTTTGGGGCTGTGA
- the LOC131632882 gene encoding lysine histidine transporter 1-like, which yields MSHKSVNNSFNLFRGPGVTLLILSWIITLYTLWQMVEMHEIVPGKRLDRYHELGQHAFGKKLGLYIVVPQQIIVMVGGNIVYMVTGGQSLKKFHDIVCPSCKKIRLTFFIMIFASAQFVLSHLPNFNSISAVSFVAAVMSCGYSAIAWTASAHKGVQENVQYSNTATTTANLVFNFFNALGSVAFAYAGHSVVLEIQATIPSTPEKPSKVPMWRGVVFAYIIVALCYWPVAIIGYWVFGNEVKDNILISLEKPSWLIATANIFVVLHVIGSYQVFAMPMFDMLESVLVKKLKFKPSTILRFIVRNVYVALTMFVAITFPFFGGLLGFFGGFAVTPTTYFLPCIIWLKIYKLKISSLSWWTNWICIVLGLCIIVLAPIGALRSIILEAKTYKFYT from the exons ATGTCTCATAAATCCGTTAATAACTCATTTAATCTTTTCAGGGGTCCAGGTGTAACTTTACTTATCCTTTCTTGGATTATCACACTATACACATTATGGCAAATGGTTGAAATGCATGAAATTGTTCCAGGAAAACGTTTGGATCGATACCATGAATTGGGTCAACATGCTTTTGGAAAAAAGTTAGGTCTTTATATTGTGGTGCCTCAACAAATTATAGTAATGGTTGGTGGAAACATTGTCTACATGGTCACTGGGGGTCAATCATTAAAGAAGTTTCATGATATAGTGTGTCCAAGTTGCAAAAAGATTAGACTCACCTTTTTTATAATGATATTTGCCTCTGCTCAGTTTGTATTGTCTCATCTACCCAACTTCAACTCCATTTCAGCTGTATCTTTTGTTGCGGCAGTCATGTCTTGTGG TTACTCTGCAATTGCGTGGACTGCTAGTGCACATAAGGGAGTACAAGAAAATGTACAATATAGTAACACGGCTACAACTACTGCAAACTTAGTCTTTAATTTCTTTAATGCACTTGGATCTGTTGCTTTTGCTTATGCAGGACACAGTGTGGTGTTGGAAATCCAAGCAACAATTCCATCAACGCCAGAAAAACCATCTAAGGTTCCAATGTGGAGAGGAGTTGTTTTTGCCTACATTATTGTCGCTTTGTGCTATTGGCCTGTTGCGATTATTGGTTATTGGGTGTTTGGTAATGAGGTTAAGGATAACATTCTCATATCTTTAGAGAAACCATCATGGCTTATTGCAACGGCAAACATATTCGTTGTTTTACATGTAATCGGAAGTTATCAG GTTTTTGCAATGCCAATGTTTGACATGCTTGAAAGTGTGTTGGTGAAGAAATTGAAATTCAAACCAAGTACAATCCTCCGTTTTATTGTGCGTAATGTATATGTAG CACTCACAATGTTCGTTGCTATTACCTTCCCATTTTTTGGTGGATTACTAGGATTTTTTGGAGGATTTGCTGTTACTCCAACAACATACTTT cttCCATGTATTATATGGCTTAAAATCTATAAACTTAAGATATCCAGCTTGTCTTGGTGGACTAATTGG ATATGTATTGTGCTTGGTCTATGTATAATTGTCTTAGCACCAATTGGAGCATTGAGAAGTATTATACTTGAAGCTAAGACCTATAAATTCTACACATAA